The Calliphora vicina chromosome 3, idCalVici1.1, whole genome shotgun sequence genome contains a region encoding:
- the Taf4 gene encoding transcription initiation factor TFIID subunit 4 isoform X3, whose translation MNSSQPTQAAPGNRITFTSQTLPNGTINIGGAHGGSIISTSQLPNTTTIKTITSSAAGQQQHHSLPQQGNQPLLNSILPAGVVVGMRPPTAQQQPKNVQGNTVGRMVIGGPHMVGTRPQSPAITLSTLTPGQTPALILKTENGFQLLRVGTATSGPVTQTIGTNSTNPPQIRLQTVPAAVSRFTGPPLALRKTIVRSSTSTSTTTTTTHHHHHQSQQQQTQQQQPQQQVKKQHQQQATTTLKQIKQNSISNTSTANNIVVNSVATSNSQPTHVYTSQSNISMQPHHTTTNAVASMQQHHQQQQQQHHQQQQFHQQTQHLQSQPQITQIQTIPAQQTNQMQQNQQQQHHQTNTNNNTLHNNANSTNNISGTTTMTTTTTTPQSATAQGNTKEKCRKFLANLIDLSTREPKPVEKNVRNLIQELVNANVEPEEFCDRLERLLNASPQPCLIGFLKKSLPLLRQALFSKELVIEGIKPPPQHVVGGITIQQQLPKIQAHIRPISQNQTTTIGQTQVRMISPASATRPIGHTTITKQPMSGIRIQGPANGPRLLNTQIRGPVPQHTNAPPHLQTAPTHANIVQIRAPTATQLNRPATVQIRTAKGKNTTTTTASPGITHVKVGQTQIKAISSSPSPALISSQPPSLAAISNSGQMASSNLSSSASIISTINSVASNSMGSGTSLPVPSLPTVQLPPAVLAHQQQQQQQLINSANSLISTNTALLESMKASEIKNEIKTTPSIITTNSSTIMSSGITTLPHSSITTLHTPITANRAPAKSSASSASKAAAKKKRELADKERDDQKLTTSTSATSAASFFQQPSISMSSYGDDDINDVAAMGGVNLAEETQRILGCTENIGTQIRSCKDEVFLHLPSLQARIRAMVMERGLEEPSQDVAVLISHACQERLKNIVEKLAVIAEHRIDVIKLDPRYEVTKDVRGQIKFLEELDKAEQKRHEEMEREMLLRAAKSRSKIEDPEQLKMKARAKEMQRAEMEELRQRDANMTALQAIGPRKKLKLDSEGASSGAGSGTNNVLGPSAAPAPLRPRIKRVNLRDMLFFMEQERETCRSQMLFKAYLK comes from the exons ATGAATTCAAGTCAACCTACACAAGCTGCACCCGGCAATCGTATTACGTTTACAAGCCAAACATTGCCCAATGGAACGATTAATATTGGAGGCGCACATGGCGGCTCGATTATATCGACGTCACAACTGCCGAATACGACAACAATCAAGACAATAACATCAAGCGCTGCTGGTCAGCAGCAGCATCATTCATTGCCCCAACAG GGTAATCAACCATTGCTTAATTCCATCTTACCAGCTGGTGTAGTAGTAGGCATGCGTCCTCCAACTGCCCAACAACAACCAAAGAATGTCCAAGGAAATACAGTGGGAAGAATGGTTATTGGCGGACCACATATGGTGGGAACTAGACCCCAAAGTCCAGCg ATAACATTAAGTACACTAACCCCGGGACAGACGCCTGCActcattttgaaaactgaaaatggaTTTCAATTATTGCGCGTAGGGACGGCTACGTCGGGTCCGGTGACACAAACAATTGGCACTAATTCCACAAACCCACCACAAATACGCTTGCAAACTGTTCCAGCTGCTGTAAGTAGATTCACAGGGCCACCTTTAGCACTACGTAAAACGATTGTAAGATCATCCACTTCCACCTCCACTACCACCACAACCACCcatcaccaccaccaccaaTCGCAACAACAGCAAACGCAACAACAGCAACCGCAACAACaagtaaaaaaacaacatcagcaacaggCAACAACTACATTGAAACAgattaaacaaaat TCTATATCAAATACCTCAACCGCCAATAATATAGTGGTCAATTCGGTGGCTACTTCCAATTCTCAGCCGACACATGTGTATACGTCGCAATCGAACATATCAATGCAGCCACATCATACAACAACGAATGCTGTTGCCTCTATgcagcaacatcatcagcaacagcagcagcaacaccaCCAGCAGCAGCAATTCCATCAGCAGACTCAACATCTACAATCACAACCCCAAATAACACAGATACAGACAATACCAGCCCAACAAACAAATCAAATGCAACAGAACCAACAGCAACAGCATCATCAAACGAACACCAACAACAATACTTTGCATAATAATGCCAATAGTACGAACAATATTAGCGGTACAACCACGATGACAACCACCACAACAACGCCTCAAAGTGCTACCGCTCAGGGTAATACCAAAGAGAAATGTCGTAAGTTTTTGGCAAATTTGATAGATCTGTCGACACGTGAACCGAAACCGGTTGAGAAGAATGTTCGAAATTTAATACAGGAACTGGTGAATGCAAATGTTGAGCCCGAGGAGTTTTGTGATCGTTTGGAAAGATTATTGAATGCCAGTCCACAACCATGTCTAATAGGATTTTTAAAG AAAAGTTTACCATTGCTGCGGCAAGCTCTGTTCTCTAAGGAATTGGTAATCGAAGGAATTAAACCACCGCCACAACATGTGGTGGGTGGTATCACCATACAGCAACAGTTACCG aaaattcaaGCACATATCCGTCCCATTAGTCAAAATCAAACCACAACCATTGGACAGACTCAAGTGCGTATGATATCACCTGCCTCGGCTACAAGACCAATCGGACATACCACGATAACAAAACAGCCAATGAGCGGTATACGCATACAGGGACCTGCGAATGGGCCACGTCTGTTAAATACTCAAATCAGGGGACCAGTGCCGCAACATACAAATGCACCGCCACATCTGCAAACAGCACCAACACATGCG aatatTGTTCAAATACGAGCTCCAACTGCAACACAACTTAATCGTCCTGCCACTGTTCAAATACGTACGGCAAAGGGTAAAAACACAACGACAACTACAGCTAGTCCTGGTATAACGCATGTTAAAGTGGGCCAAACTCAAATTAAAGCGATATCCTCATCGCCCTCACCCGCCCTCATATCATCACAACCTCCCTCGTTGGCTGCCATTTCGAATAGTGGGCAGATGGCGTCATCAAATCTATCTTCATCGGCATCCATTATTTCGACGATCAATTCTGTCGCTAGCAATTCAATGGGTAGCGGGACAAGTTTACCGGTGCCATCATTACCCACCGTGCAATTACCACCAGCCGTGCTGGCCcaccaacagcagcagcaacagcaattaATCAACTCAGCCAACTCTTTAATTAGCACAAATACCGCATTGCTGGAATCAATGAAGGCTTCCGAAATTAAAAACGAAATCAAAACAACCCCatcaataataacaacaaactcCTCCACCATCATGTCGTCAGGTATAACGACATTGCCACACTCGTCTATAACGACACTACATACACCTATAACGGCTAACAGAGCTCCTGCCAAATCATCTGCCTCTTCTGCTAGTAAAGCGGCAGCGAAAAAGAAAAGAGAACTGGCTGATAAAGAGCGAGATGATCAGAAACTCACTACTTCGACGTCGGCCACGAGTGCGGCTTCGTTTTTCCAACAACCTTCCATATCAATGTCATCGTATGGTGACGATGACATCAACGATGTTGCCGCCATGGGTGGCGTTAATTTGGCCGAAGAAACCCAACGTATTCTCGGTTGTACGGAAAACATTGGCACCCAAATACGTTCATGCAAAGACGAGGTCTTTCTGCACTTACCCTCGCTGCAGGCACGCATACGTGCGATGGTAATGGAACGTGGCTTAGAGGAACCATCACAAGATGTAGCTGTGCTAATCTCTCACGCATGCCAAGagcgtttaaaaaatattgttgaaaaattggcAGTGATAGCGGAACATCGCATAGATGTTATAAAG TTGGATCCTCGCTACGAAGTTACAAAAGATGTGCGCGGACAAATAAAATTTCTGGAAGAACTTGACAAGGCTGAACAAAAACGTCATGAAGAAATGGAACGAGAAATGTTATTGCGTGCGGCAAAGTCACGCTCGAAAATCGAAGATCCCGAACAGTTAAAAATGAAAGCGAGG